One segment of Arcanobacterium haemolyticum DSM 20595 DNA contains the following:
- a CDS encoding AI-2E family transporter translates to MKASPAEEHRDNKVPLPLITAAAWAWRLIVVTIVLAGIGWLSFQFYTLIISVMVALLLAVILEPLASGLSKHLRFGSGLAAAIALLTLLAFLSVLIWGSSVGIISGVSEVSDQIRAGVSSIVQEVTQRFPNIGAYVNEAWNSLQGTLTTNSGRILGGVVAVGSTVTSLITGFVLVLFTLFFFLKDGRRLWHWMVRLLPLQYQNSANEAGIRAWVMVGNYTKTQAIVALVDAVGIAAIALLLNTPFSLAFPIGVIVFLAAFVPIVGAFVSGFVAVIIVLVNTQSFFMAAMMMLGILVVQQIEGNLLQPVLQGNALNIHPLAIVLIVAGGSSVAGIVGALFIVPIVAAVNAIVLYLRGHDLYPYLNTMEDRPGGAPRDFLELRKEHWEDFAVNVAQNDSPTVQKQTKRAQRKAMIAKVFGTSEKK, encoded by the coding sequence ATGAAAGCAAGTCCCGCAGAAGAACATCGTGATAACAAAGTTCCCCTACCGTTGATCACCGCGGCAGCATGGGCTTGGCGATTAATCGTTGTCACGATCGTACTAGCTGGGATCGGCTGGTTGAGTTTTCAGTTCTACACACTCATCATTTCCGTGATGGTGGCGCTTTTGCTAGCAGTGATCTTAGAACCTTTAGCATCAGGACTCTCTAAACATCTCCGGTTCGGTTCTGGATTGGCGGCAGCCATTGCGCTACTCACGCTACTCGCGTTCCTAAGCGTACTCATCTGGGGATCTAGCGTGGGCATCATTTCCGGCGTCTCTGAAGTTTCCGATCAGATTCGAGCAGGTGTTAGCTCCATCGTGCAAGAAGTCACCCAACGCTTCCCTAATATCGGCGCGTACGTTAATGAAGCATGGAACTCACTACAAGGAACTCTCACCACAAACTCCGGGCGTATCCTTGGCGGCGTCGTTGCCGTTGGATCAACCGTAACTTCCCTCATTACCGGGTTCGTCTTAGTTCTCTTCACACTCTTCTTCTTCCTTAAAGACGGACGCCGGCTTTGGCACTGGATGGTTCGCCTTCTTCCGTTGCAATACCAGAATTCTGCCAATGAAGCAGGTATTCGCGCATGGGTGATGGTAGGAAACTACACCAAGACTCAGGCTATCGTTGCTTTAGTAGATGCCGTTGGTATTGCCGCAATCGCCCTTCTCCTCAACACGCCTTTCAGTCTTGCGTTTCCTATTGGTGTAATTGTTTTCTTGGCTGCATTCGTACCTATTGTGGGCGCGTTTGTTTCCGGTTTCGTGGCCGTCATCATCGTGCTGGTGAACACCCAATCGTTCTTCATGGCAGCCATGATGATGCTGGGGATCTTGGTAGTTCAGCAAATTGAAGGCAATCTCCTTCAACCTGTTTTACAAGGTAACGCACTAAACATCCATCCACTTGCGATCGTGCTTATCGTGGCAGGTGGTTCTTCCGTAGCAGGTATCGTTGGCGCGCTCTTTATCGTGCCGATCGTAGCGGCCGTCAATGCTATTGTGCTTTACCTGCGCGGGCACGATCTCTACCCATACCTCAACACGATGGAAGATCGGCCAGGCGGTGCTCCACGCGATTTCCTGGAACTTCGTAAAGAACATTGGGAAGACTTCGCCGTGAACGTGGCCCAAAACGATTCTCCAACCGTCCAAAAGCAGACTAAACGCGCCCAACGCAAAGCTATGATCGCAAAGGTTTTCGGCACGTCAGAAAAGAAATAG
- a CDS encoding purine-nucleoside phosphorylase: MATPHIGAELGDFAPAVLMPGDPKRAARMAHMLMPGARLVTDVRGILGFTGEVNGKPLSIMASGMGQPSLSIYVNELFMHYDVQRIIRVGTAGGLSPKVKVGDVVIANGAHYEGVMNTFLTPNTHFSAVASYELVRAAADAAGDDENVVVGPIVSRDRFYGVDPADNEALAKVGCLGAEMEAGALYGLAAKYDRQALSVLTISDHITVPGEDMTAEERENNFQKALKLAVAAAHC; encoded by the coding sequence ATGGCAACTCCTCATATTGGTGCCGAGCTCGGCGATTTCGCTCCAGCAGTTCTTATGCCAGGCGATCCAAAGCGTGCGGCACGCATGGCACACATGCTGATGCCAGGTGCCCGCTTAGTCACAGATGTTCGTGGAATCCTTGGCTTCACCGGAGAAGTTAACGGCAAGCCGCTTTCTATCATGGCTTCTGGCATGGGCCAACCATCGCTCTCCATTTACGTAAACGAACTATTCATGCACTACGATGTGCAGCGCATCATCCGTGTTGGCACTGCTGGCGGCCTCTCCCCTAAGGTCAAGGTTGGCGATGTTGTGATTGCTAACGGCGCACACTACGAAGGCGTGATGAACACGTTCCTCACACCAAATACTCACTTTTCCGCAGTAGCATCCTACGAACTGGTTCGCGCAGCAGCAGATGCCGCCGGCGATGATGAGAACGTCGTTGTTGGCCCAATTGTGTCCCGTGATCGCTTCTACGGCGTTGATCCAGCTGATAACGAAGCGCTCGCAAAGGTTGGCTGCCTCGGTGCCGAAATGGAAGCAGGCGCACTATACGGGCTCGCAGCCAAGTATGATCGCCAAGCCTTGTCCGTTCTCACGATCTCCGATCACATCACTGTTCCGGGTGAAGATATGACCGCAGAAGAACGCGAAAACAACTTCCAAAAGGCACTCAAGCTTGCTGTTGCCGCCGCTCACTGCTAA
- a CDS encoding methionine ABC transporter ATP-binding protein → MIELKSVSKVYPRKGSSDVHALNNLSLSIADNTIHGIVGESGAGKSTLIRCLTALERPTSGAILVDGQDLTQLRSSELRAARRRIGMVFQGANLLDARTTYENIAYPLRIAKVPAAEIDTRVKELLKLVGLQDRANSYPAQLSGGQRQRVGIARALADKPAVLLADEPTSALDSETTESILNLLQSVREQTGVTVVVITHEMSVVRKICDSVTLLDAGGILETGHIRDILSDPSSVLARKLIPLPELDPEVGELNDIIDLYFTSRPGEPTGSRVLSKVAELGADIAAGTFESVDDVQVGRLALTVPIGTGERCAAQFDKSTIFAQVREA, encoded by the coding sequence ATGATTGAGCTCAAGAGCGTATCGAAGGTATATCCTCGAAAGGGCAGCTCAGATGTCCATGCCTTAAACAACCTATCTCTCAGTATCGCTGACAACACGATCCACGGCATTGTGGGCGAATCGGGAGCAGGAAAATCTACACTTATCCGATGCCTCACCGCACTTGAACGCCCAACATCTGGCGCTATTTTAGTTGATGGCCAAGATCTCACTCAGCTTCGTTCATCAGAACTTCGTGCCGCACGCAGAAGAATTGGCATGGTGTTCCAGGGAGCAAATCTTCTCGATGCTCGCACCACCTACGAAAACATCGCTTACCCGCTCCGTATCGCGAAAGTTCCAGCGGCAGAAATCGATACGCGCGTCAAAGAACTTCTTAAACTTGTTGGCTTACAAGATCGCGCCAACTCCTACCCCGCTCAGTTATCTGGCGGGCAACGCCAACGCGTCGGAATCGCTCGCGCCCTAGCAGATAAACCAGCCGTCCTTCTCGCAGATGAACCAACCTCCGCGCTCGATTCAGAAACCACTGAATCAATCTTGAACTTGCTCCAGAGCGTTCGGGAACAAACCGGCGTCACCGTCGTCGTTATTACCCACGAAATGTCCGTTGTTCGGAAAATCTGCGATTCCGTCACGCTACTCGATGCAGGCGGTATCCTTGAAACTGGGCACATTCGCGATATCTTAAGCGATCCATCATCAGTTTTGGCACGCAAGCTTATCCCGCTACCGGAACTCGATCCTGAAGTTGGCGAACTCAACGATATTATCGATCTTTACTTCACGTCACGTCCGGGTGAACCAACTGGATCGCGCGTCCTGAGCAAAGTTGCCGAACTCGGCGCAGATATCGCCGCCGGAACATTCGAATCGGTTGATGATGTGCAAGTGGGCCGCCTAGCCCTCACAGTCCCTATCGGCACTGGTGAACGATGTGCCGCCCAATTTGATAAATCCACGATTTTTGCGCAGGTGCGAGAAGCATGA
- a CDS encoding methionine ABC transporter permease, with the protein MNTLLTTYLPALINTARRDEGTWFNRPIIQEQLWPAIIETLYMVGVGTIVTVLLGLPLGVILAETRKDGLIPHRWAHKTIGAFVNIGRAIPFIILAVIVLYAIRFINVPWLSTVGWPAFTVALIVSAVPYFARLVESNVLAVSQGKVEAAQMAGASRFAIMSGVLVREALPSIIQSITILTITVIGYSAMSSMVGGGGLGALAINHGYTRHNFDVVIITVIVILIMVQIVQWMGDMFSRLVDHR; encoded by the coding sequence ATGAACACACTACTCACAACTTACCTGCCAGCCCTCATCAACACTGCCCGCAGAGATGAAGGCACGTGGTTCAACCGCCCAATCATCCAAGAGCAGCTGTGGCCAGCGATCATCGAAACACTCTACATGGTTGGCGTGGGGACGATCGTCACAGTGCTCCTCGGGCTGCCGCTGGGGGTCATTCTTGCCGAAACACGCAAAGATGGCTTGATTCCACACCGCTGGGCTCACAAAACTATTGGCGCGTTCGTCAACATCGGCCGCGCAATCCCCTTCATCATCTTAGCCGTTATCGTGCTCTACGCGATCCGATTCATCAACGTTCCATGGCTATCTACTGTTGGCTGGCCGGCCTTCACAGTTGCTCTGATCGTTTCCGCAGTGCCGTATTTTGCACGCCTGGTTGAATCTAATGTGTTGGCTGTTTCCCAAGGAAAAGTGGAGGCAGCACAGATGGCCGGCGCATCACGCTTTGCCATCATGTCTGGTGTACTTGTTCGCGAAGCGCTCCCGTCAATCATTCAATCCATCACGATTCTTACGATTACAGTGATCGGCTATTCTGCTATGTCGTCTATGGTTGGCGGCGGTGGCCTTGGCGCCCTGGCAATCAACCACGGCTATACGCGCCACAACTTTGACGTGGTGATCATTACCGTTATCGTCATCCTTATCATGGTTCAGATCGTCCAGTGGATGGGTGACATGTTTAGCCGGCTGGTGGATCACCGCTAA
- a CDS encoding MetQ/NlpA family ABC transporter substrate-binding protein: MKLRHIATATLASLLALTACSSGADNGASGAASDSNTIVVGASPVPHADILKFVSENLAASENIKIEIKEYTDYIQPNVALDENELDANFFQHVPYFDTEVEDKGYEFEHGKGVQIEPYAVFSKKVKDVKDLADGAKILVNNDPSNQARALKLLEKLGVFTLKDVKNPTIHDLAENPRNFTLIEADPAIVPVQLPDVDIAVINGNFALDHGLSPAKDSIAIESGEDNPYGNILAWKKDSKKAEAIAKLEKLLHDPKVAEFIRDSYPDGEIIPAF; this comes from the coding sequence ATGAAACTTCGTCATATTGCTACGGCTACTCTCGCTTCCCTTCTTGCCCTGACCGCATGCTCTTCTGGAGCGGACAACGGTGCGTCCGGCGCCGCCTCCGATTCGAACACGATCGTGGTGGGCGCCTCCCCTGTTCCACACGCAGATATCCTCAAATTCGTGAGCGAAAACTTGGCCGCATCTGAAAACATCAAGATCGAGATCAAGGAATACACTGATTACATTCAGCCAAACGTGGCGTTGGATGAAAACGAACTGGATGCTAATTTCTTCCAGCATGTGCCTTACTTCGATACTGAAGTTGAAGATAAAGGTTACGAATTTGAACATGGCAAGGGCGTTCAAATCGAACCTTACGCTGTGTTCTCCAAGAAGGTGAAGGATGTTAAGGATCTTGCTGATGGTGCGAAGATTCTTGTAAACAACGATCCGTCTAACCAGGCTCGTGCGTTGAAGTTGTTGGAGAAGCTTGGGGTGTTTACGTTGAAGGACGTTAAGAACCCAACGATTCACGATTTGGCTGAAAATCCACGTAACTTCACTCTTATTGAGGCGGATCCGGCGATTGTTCCAGTCCAGCTTCCAGACGTTGACATCGCGGTTATCAACGGCAACTTCGCTTTGGATCACGGTTTGAGCCCGGCAAAGGATTCGATCGCGATTGAGTCTGGCGAAGATAACCCGTACGGCAACATTTTGGCGTGGAAGAAGGATTCGAAGAAGGCTGAGGCGATCGCGAAGTTGGAGAAACTTCTTCACGATCCGAAGGTTGCTGAGTTCATCCGCGATTCTTACCCAGACGGCGAGATCATTCCAGCGTTCTGA
- the putP gene encoding sodium/proline symporter PutP, with product MSEQIYQIISMAVYLMAMVGIGLWAYRKNTSVDDYMLGGRQLNPAVAALSAGASDMSGWLLMGLPGALYARGLVEAWIAIGLTIGAWLNWKFVAPRLRSYTEVSHDSITVPSFLDSRLRDSSHALRIVSGIVILFFFTFYVSSGMVAGGTFFHAAFGTDYLTGMLLVAIVTIFYTIIGGFLAVSWTDLVQGAMMLLALVMVPVMGFIAVGGPSKAFTSATAVNPHLTSLLGEHSLTTTGLIGIASAVAWGLGYFGQPHIIVRFMALRKPSEAPAARRIGIGWMAISVLGAMGTALVGIAYAHQREIPLLDNPEQVFIYMGQILFHPLIAGFMLAAILAAIMSTISSQLLVSSSALVEDIYSVFFHKSVSEKTGVLLSRAGVTIISAIAAGLAISPSDTILKLVAFAWAGFGSAFGPVVLLALFWRKLTTSGALSGMIAGAVTVVVWSNLTGGIFDLYEIVPGFIVNFVVATGVSLVTYKVNPVIDAEFTAAQLMAHNWEDREDLLNRVRNTVITDTYVARSTRQ from the coding sequence ATGAGCGAGCAGATCTACCAGATCATATCGATGGCCGTCTATCTGATGGCGATGGTTGGTATCGGCCTGTGGGCTTATCGCAAAAATACGTCAGTTGATGACTACATGCTTGGTGGCCGCCAACTGAACCCCGCAGTTGCTGCTCTTTCGGCAGGGGCTTCAGATATGTCTGGCTGGCTTTTGATGGGGTTGCCGGGGGCTCTGTATGCTCGTGGCCTTGTGGAGGCGTGGATCGCGATTGGTTTGACGATCGGCGCATGGTTGAACTGGAAGTTTGTTGCGCCGCGTTTGCGTTCCTATACTGAGGTTTCACACGATTCGATCACGGTTCCGTCGTTTCTGGATTCGCGTCTGCGCGATTCGTCGCATGCGCTTCGCATCGTGTCTGGAATCGTCATTCTGTTCTTCTTCACGTTCTATGTATCGTCTGGCATGGTTGCTGGCGGTACGTTCTTCCACGCGGCGTTCGGAACTGATTATCTGACGGGTATGTTGCTGGTTGCGATCGTGACTATTTTTTACACGATTATAGGTGGCTTCTTGGCCGTGTCGTGGACCGATCTTGTGCAGGGCGCGATGATGCTTCTTGCGCTTGTGATGGTACCGGTGATGGGGTTCATTGCTGTGGGTGGGCCGTCTAAAGCGTTCACGTCGGCAACGGCTGTGAATCCTCACCTAACCTCGCTTCTTGGCGAACATTCACTCACCACTACTGGTCTGATTGGTATCGCGTCTGCTGTTGCATGGGGTTTGGGCTATTTTGGCCAGCCGCATATTATTGTGCGTTTTATGGCGTTGCGAAAACCATCAGAGGCGCCTGCCGCCCGCCGTATTGGTATCGGCTGGATGGCAATTTCAGTGTTGGGTGCGATGGGTACTGCCCTGGTTGGAATTGCTTACGCGCATCAACGTGAGATTCCGCTTCTTGATAACCCTGAGCAAGTCTTTATTTACATGGGGCAGATCCTTTTCCACCCACTTATTGCAGGCTTCATGCTGGCGGCGATCTTGGCTGCAATCATGTCCACGATTTCTTCGCAGTTACTGGTATCGTCGTCGGCACTTGTTGAAGATATTTATTCGGTGTTCTTCCACAAGAGCGTGTCTGAAAAGACTGGTGTTCTGCTTTCTCGCGCGGGCGTCACGATTATTTCTGCGATTGCGGCTGGGCTGGCAATATCGCCGTCGGATACTATTTTGAAACTCGTTGCATTCGCATGGGCTGGTTTCGGCAGTGCGTTCGGTCCTGTTGTACTTTTGGCGCTCTTCTGGCGCAAGCTGACAACGTCTGGTGCATTATCCGGAATGATCGCTGGAGCTGTCACGGTAGTAGTATGGAGCAACCTCACTGGCGGAATCTTCGATCTGTACGAAATCGTTCCCGGATTCATCGTGAACTTCGTTGTAGCAACAGGTGTTTCTCTTGTTACCTACAAGGTTAACCCTGTGATCGACGCCGAATTCACCGCAGCCCAACTCATGGCTCACAATTGGGAGGATCGTGAAGATCTACTTAACCGTGTTCGTAACACGGTTATTACGGATACGTATGTAGCTCGATCAACACGTCAGTAA
- a CDS encoding TRAP transporter large permease: MTPTVVAGLILLVGIVLLIALSVPIAIAIGLPTVIAAMAVMNPDVAAMSIAQRMFTGVNSFALLAIPFFILAGVLMNHGGIAGRLIDAAKVLVGRMPASMPQANIVANAMFGAVSGAAVAAASAVGTIMGPRMEKEGYSKPYTAAVNIASAPSGMLIPPSNTFIVYSLVSSTSIAALFAAGVGPGLLWVVACIVVALILYRKENVIRDEERPSLKLALVTLWRAVPSMFMIVIVIGGIIGGWFTATESSAIAVVYCLVLGFAYKNLSVRDLPGILLDSTRTTAVVMLLVAVSSGLSWVMAFARIPTLITDTLLSITDSKTGILLIIMAILLVIGTFMDPTPAILIFVPIFLPIVTNLGVDPVHFGAMVVMNLSVGVITPPVGNVLFVGSKVAGLRIEPVIAKLWPFLVGIILTLLIVVFVPQVSLWLPQVAGLM, from the coding sequence GTGACTCCAACTGTTGTAGCAGGACTGATTCTCCTTGTTGGAATTGTCCTTTTGATTGCTCTTTCTGTGCCTATTGCTATCGCGATTGGTTTGCCTACGGTGATTGCTGCGATGGCAGTAATGAATCCGGATGTTGCTGCGATGTCTATTGCGCAGCGTATGTTTACTGGTGTTAATTCTTTTGCACTGTTGGCGATTCCGTTCTTCATTTTGGCTGGCGTGCTGATGAATCATGGTGGTATTGCTGGCCGTCTGATTGATGCTGCGAAGGTTTTGGTTGGCCGGATGCCGGCGTCGATGCCTCAAGCGAATATTGTTGCGAATGCGATGTTCGGTGCTGTGTCTGGTGCTGCTGTTGCGGCTGCTTCTGCGGTGGGTACGATCATGGGCCCGCGCATGGAGAAGGAAGGCTATTCTAAGCCGTATACGGCTGCGGTGAATATTGCGTCTGCTCCGTCAGGTATGTTGATTCCGCCGTCGAACACGTTCATTGTGTATTCGTTAGTGTCTTCTACTTCGATTGCAGCATTGTTTGCTGCGGGCGTTGGCCCGGGCTTGCTGTGGGTTGTTGCATGTATCGTGGTTGCGTTGATCTTGTATCGTAAGGAAAACGTTATTCGTGATGAGGAGCGTCCATCGCTTAAGCTCGCTCTTGTTACGTTGTGGCGTGCAGTTCCATCGATGTTCATGATTGTGATCGTGATTGGCGGTATTATCGGTGGTTGGTTTACGGCTACAGAATCGTCGGCTATCGCGGTTGTGTACTGTTTGGTGTTGGGCTTTGCATACAAGAACTTGTCCGTGCGTGATCTTCCAGGGATTTTGCTGGACTCTACTCGTACGACTGCTGTGGTCATGTTGCTTGTGGCTGTGTCTTCTGGCCTGTCATGGGTGATGGCGTTTGCACGTATTCCAACGTTGATTACGGATACGCTCTTGTCGATTACAGATTCTAAGACTGGCATCTTACTGATCATCATGGCGATTCTGCTTGTGATTGGTACCTTCATGGATCCGACTCCGGCTATTTTGATCTTCGTACCAATCTTCTTGCCGATCGTGACGAACTTGGGTGTGGATCCGGTTCACTTTGGCGCGATGGTAGTTATGAACCTATCGGTTGGTGTGATCACGCCGCCAGTGGGCAACGTTTTGTTCGTTGGCTCTAAGGTTGCTGGATTGCGAATCGAACCTGTGATTGCCAAGCTGTGGCCATTCCTGGTGGGAATCATTTTGACACTGCTTATCGTGGTGTTTGTTCCTCAGGTATCGCTCTGGCTACCGCAGGTTGCAGGGCTGATGTAA
- a CDS encoding TRAP transporter small permease — protein MKALTQHVNRVVGYVCALLFALLVATTVWQVFSRLVLDSPVTWSEELAKILFVWLSFLGSAYVYGERGHMAVEFLARRFPNAVERLLALGTHVAALLFAVIVLVWGGANAAANAWSQNLTALPTTIGVVYVVIPIAGVAFVFYTVSHLIAISTGQMSTYPIPDSERVVAEGEEIAENTELVTEGEMK, from the coding sequence ATGAAGGCTTTGACTCAGCATGTTAACCGGGTTGTGGGTTATGTGTGTGCGTTGCTGTTTGCGTTGTTGGTTGCAACAACTGTGTGGCAGGTGTTTTCCCGGCTCGTTTTGGATTCGCCTGTGACGTGGTCTGAAGAGCTGGCAAAGATTTTGTTTGTGTGGCTGTCATTCTTGGGTTCGGCGTATGTGTATGGTGAACGTGGGCATATGGCTGTGGAGTTTTTGGCGCGTCGTTTCCCGAATGCGGTTGAGCGATTGTTGGCGTTGGGTACTCATGTGGCTGCGTTGTTGTTTGCTGTGATCGTGTTGGTATGGGGTGGCGCGAATGCTGCGGCGAATGCTTGGTCGCAGAATTTGACTGCGTTGCCTACCACAATTGGTGTGGTTTATGTGGTGATTCCGATCGCTGGTGTGGCATTTGTGTTTTATACCGTGAGCCATCTGATTGCTATTTCTACTGGTCAGATGAGCACGTATCCGATCCCTGATTCTGAGCGTGTTGTGGCTGAAGGCGAAGAGATTGCTGAGAATACTGAACTTGTTACGGAAGGAGAGATGAAGTGA
- a CDS encoding TRAP transporter substrate-binding protein, translating into MKYRRRLFAVLAATTLLLGGCAGFGGIDLANVGKPDTVSYFKIALNQTESHPSFKALEKFSQSVAEKTNGRYKIEIFPNEQLGSQQEVLQLVKNGAIEMAIVSGTQLENVNKDFQVLNMPTTFSSIEHQMDVLQDQDIVGPLFSSLEKGENITVLGGYTQGTRNIYTTSKEIREPADLAGLKIRVQESDMHIRMIELMGGSATPLSYGEVYSALQAGVLDGAENNEVSFNTAKHMEVAKHYAYTNHLVGLDYMIMRSDLLHAMPQKDRELLYSAWYDSMDFHTELWKEYTQESVAIAKKNNAVFNDVDRAAFDAALAPMKDEFLTTTEQRDLFDRIQKAKKEEK; encoded by the coding sequence ATGAAATACCGACGCAGATTGTTCGCCGTACTTGCGGCAACAACGTTACTATTAGGCGGGTGTGCTGGTTTTGGCGGCATCGATCTTGCTAATGTAGGAAAACCTGACACAGTTTCGTACTTTAAGATCGCACTTAACCAGACAGAATCGCACCCGTCGTTCAAGGCTTTGGAGAAGTTTTCGCAGAGCGTTGCAGAGAAGACCAACGGCCGGTACAAGATTGAAATCTTCCCTAATGAACAGTTGGGATCGCAGCAGGAAGTGTTGCAGCTGGTGAAGAACGGCGCTATTGAGATGGCGATTGTTTCTGGCACCCAGCTTGAGAATGTGAATAAGGATTTCCAGGTTCTCAATATGCCAACGACTTTTTCGTCGATCGAACATCAGATGGATGTGTTGCAGGATCAAGACATTGTAGGGCCGTTGTTTAGTTCGCTGGAAAAGGGCGAAAATATTACGGTTTTGGGTGGCTACACGCAGGGCACTCGTAACATTTACACCACGAGCAAGGAGATTCGGGAGCCTGCTGATTTGGCGGGTTTGAAGATTCGCGTTCAGGAGTCCGATATGCATATTCGGATGATTGAGTTGATGGGTGGTTCTGCTACGCCGCTTTCGTATGGTGAAGTGTATTCGGCGTTGCAAGCTGGCGTTTTGGATGGGGCTGAGAACAACGAGGTGTCGTTCAACACGGCTAAGCATATGGAGGTTGCGAAGCATTACGCGTACACGAACCATTTGGTTGGTTTGGATTACATGATTATGCGTTCTGATTTGTTGCATGCGATGCCGCAGAAGGATCGTGAGTTGTTGTATTCGGCTTGGTACGATTCGATGGATTTCCATACGGAGTTGTGGAAGGAATACACGCAGGAATCGGTTGCGATTGCGAAGAAGAATAACGCTGTGTTTAACGACGTCGATCGCGCGGCTTTCGATGCTGCTTTGGCTCCGATGAAGGATGAGTTTTTGACCACGACGGAGCAGCGTGATCTCTTTGACCGTATCCAGAAGGCGAAGAAGGAGGAGAAGTGA
- a CDS encoding pyroglutamyl-peptidase I, whose translation MRILVTGFEPFGKDTENASWEAVSRLPRHILTEDGDITIMTARLPVVFATGPDALRAAIAEHEPDAVIAVGEAGGRTDITPEKIAKNIADARIPDNAGAQPRNERLDDGEPELLTRLPNAQIVAMFQAMGLPASESENAGEYVCNAIFRAVLTSFAGPAGFIHVPAARSQGLATVGEETDRDGAPAQPNLSFTFADLTRALTLVCRILATNGNRAE comes from the coding sequence ATGCGTATCCTCGTTACCGGCTTCGAGCCATTCGGAAAAGACACAGAAAACGCCAGCTGGGAAGCAGTTTCCAGGCTTCCGCGGCATATCCTTACCGAAGATGGTGATATTACGATCATGACCGCCCGGCTCCCTGTGGTGTTTGCGACGGGGCCCGATGCGCTGCGTGCGGCGATCGCAGAACACGAACCAGATGCAGTGATTGCGGTGGGAGAAGCGGGCGGGCGTACGGATATTACGCCAGAAAAGATCGCCAAAAATATCGCAGACGCACGGATTCCGGATAATGCGGGTGCCCAGCCGCGCAATGAACGCCTCGATGATGGCGAACCAGAACTTTTGACGCGCCTGCCCAATGCCCAGATTGTTGCAATGTTCCAAGCGATGGGGCTACCTGCTTCAGAGTCAGAAAATGCAGGGGAGTACGTGTGTAACGCGATTTTTCGGGCGGTGCTCACCTCGTTCGCGGGGCCGGCCGGTTTTATTCACGTGCCGGCGGCTCGTTCGCAGGGTCTGGCCACGGTTGGCGAAGAAACGGATCGTGATGGTGCGCCAGCGCAGCCGAACTTGTCTTTCACATTTGCAGATCTGACCAGGGCGCTCACGCTTGTCTGCCGCATTCTGGCAACAAATGGCAACAGGGCGGAGTAA